The Bacteroides ovatus genomic interval AAGGTACTTCACCGCGCAATCTTCTGTATACTGCCTCTTTTCCTATGTATAGCGTGTCCATTAACATATCTGCCAGTTGTCCTTTGAGCGGAAGCTTTTCCTTCATCGCTTCTATGAGGTTTGCATTTGGATTATTTGTCATCATAATAGTTCTAATAAATAATACTTTTCTATTATAAACATTTGTCAGTGGCAAGTTGTTTCGGAAATTGAAACTATTTAAATCTGCTTTTTTTTAAAATATCCTCTCCGAAAATTGTTTATTTTAAGCAAATCGGTTACATTTGTGACCATAAACAAAACGAAGAGACAGCGTCTCTTTAGTAAACAATAGAAATATTTAGAATGAAAAGAATATTGGTAAGTGGCGGAGCCGGTTTTATAGGCTCTCATCTCTGTACTCGGCTTATAAACGAAGGTCACGACGTGATATGCCTGGATAATTTTTTTACGGGTTCGAAAGATAATATCATTCACTTGATGGATAATCATCATTTTGAGGTGGTGAGGCATGATGTCACTTATCCTTATTCGGCTGAAGTAGATGAAATTTATAATTTGGCTTGTCCGGCATCTCCCATTCATTATCAACATGACCCGATTCAAACTGCCAAAACATCTGTGATGGGAGCCATTAATATGCTGGGATTGGCAATGAGACTGGATGCCAAGATTCTGCAAGCTTCTACGAGTGAGGTATATGGAGATCCAATCGTTCATCCGCAACCGGAAAGCTATTGGGGAAATGTGAATCCGGTAGGTTACCGGTCTTGCTATGATGAGGGAAAGCGTTGCGCAGAAACATTATTTATGGATTATCACCGTCAGAATAATGTGCGTGTGAAGATTATCCGTATTTTTAATACGTATGGTCCGCGAATGTTGCCGAATGACGGACGGGTTGTTTCTAATTTTATTCTTCAAGCGTTGAATAATGAAGATATAACAATATATGGTGATGGGAAGCAGACACGCAGCTTCCAGTATATTGATGATTTGATTGAAGGAATGATAAGAATGATGAATACGGAGGACGAGTTTACAGGTCCTATAAACCTGGGGAATCCGAATGAATTTCCGGTATTGGAATTGGCGGAAAGGATCATTAGTATGACCGGTTCATCTTCGAAGATTGTATTTAAGTCTTTACCGGATGATGATCCGAAGCAACGCCAACCGGATATTACATTGGCTAAAGAGAAACTGGGTTGGCAGCCTACTGTTGAACTTGAAGAGGGGCTGAAGCGTATGATTGAATATTTTAAAAATGTCTGAAGCATAAAAAAAGAAAATTATGAATATGGAAATTAATCCTTCTGAATATAAAGTCCTTATTGTGGACGATGTAATATCAAACGTCCTTTTATTAAAGGTACTTTTGACCAACGAGAAATTCAAAATTGTGACTGCCGGTAATGGAACACAGGCGTTGGAACAAGTGAAGAAGGAAAATCCGGATCTTGTATTACTGGATGTAATGATGCCGGATATCAGTGGCTTTGAGGTAGCTCAACAAATGAAAGCAGACCCCGAAATGGCTGAAATTCCCATTATCTTCCTGACTGCTCTAAATAGTACGGCGGATATCGTAAAAGGATTTCAGGTGGGTGGTAATGACTTTATTTCAAAGCCATTCAATAAAGAAGAATTGATTATTCGTGTGACGCACCAGATTTCGTTGGTTGCAGCGAAAAGAATCATTGTTGCACAAACGGAAGAGTTGCGTAAGACGATCATGGGACGCGACAAACTCTATTCTGTGATTGCACATGACTTGCGTTCACCAATGGGATCTATCAAGATGGTGCTGAATATGCTGATTCTGAATCTGCCAAGCGAAACAATTGGTGATGAGATGTATGAATTGCTGACAATGGCTAATCAGACAACAGAAGATGTATTCTCATTGCTTGATAATCTGCTGAAATGGACGAAGAGCCAGATTGGTAAACTGAAAGTGGTTTATCAGGATATTAATATGGTGGAAGTCGTAGAGGGCGTAAGTGAAATCTTTACGATGGTGGCCAGTCTGAAAAATATTAAGATAGTACAAGATGTGCCTGTAGAGAATGTGGCTGTTCGTGCTGATATTGACATGATTAAGACGGTGATTCGTAATTTAATCAGTAATGCGATTAAGTTTAGCAATGAAGGTTCGGAAGTAGTGGTGTCACTGGCAGAAGAAGACGGTATGGCAATCGTAAGTGTGAAAGACAGTGGTTGCGGTATTGATGACGAAAATCAGAAGAAGTTGCTGCATACCGATACTCATTTCAGTACCTTTGGTACAAACAATGAAGAAGGTTCGGGACTCGGATTGTTATTGTGTCAGGACTTTGTTGTCAAAAATGGCGGTAAACTTTGGTTTACTTCAAAGAAGGGAGACGGGTCTACATTTAGTTTCTCAATTCCATTGTTGGAGAAATAAGATAACTATAGATAATACGACTAGAAATAATAAGGGCACGGTTTGCATGAATATGTAAATTGTGCCCTTATTTAATTGGTATATTCTATTTTCGGTTTATCGTTTGCAGATAGCCTTAAAATCGCAATACGAACATTTTTTAGTATCTTCTGTCTGCGTAAAAGGCTCTTCTTCGCTGAATATTTCTTCTAATAATGTTTGCAGGCGTTCACGGAATTCATCTTCAAAGAAAGCGAAGTTGTTTACCGGTATTTTCGGTTTACGAGGTTCTCCCATTTCAATAACAGGCGAATAGTTTTCCGATGCTGCCCGGTGGATGTAGAGCAGAGCAGGAGCTACCATTAACGATTGTTGCCGGCTCATGATAGCAGCATACAGAAAAGTCTGGAAGATATAGTTCGGGCGTGTTTCCGATGGGGTGAACAGTTGCTCGATATTAGCAGGTATTTTAGGGCTTCCTCCTGTTTTGTAGTCAACAATCCGCAGGGTACTTTCTTTTGCATCCATACGGTCGATTGTGCCACCCAGACGGAGAGTGAACGGTCCTTGTCCTGTTTGTATAGTAATCTCTTCTGAAACTTTCTTTTCCATAGCGACCATTTCGAAAGGAGTATATTGAAGGTCGTTACGCAGCAATTGTTTCAGATAGGAAACAATTACTTTGGAGTTGATAAGTTGTATGCCGTTATATTCCGGTTTTTCTTCGGGAGAAACTTTGAATAATTCTTTTTTGAAGGCTTGGTCAACGTAGCTTTGTAGCTTCACGTCATTGCGTAATAAGCGTTCAAGATCTTCTTTCTGTATCGTTTTTCCGGTTGCAGTCAGGTCGGTGTATGCTAATTGGGCGGAGAGGTGGAAAATGGTTCCGAATAGAGCGGAATCAATTTCAGCACTCACTTCGTCCGGTGTTTTCAAGCCCGCTACATAGCGGTAGTAGAATCTCAACCGGCAATCCAGATAAGCATTAAGGGCGGAAGGAGAGAGAACCAGTGAATTTGGATGAGTGCTATCGTAAGCACGATAGATTCGTCTTAGTACTTCAGGTGTTTTTTCTACTCGTATCTCTTGGGTACTTTGCGGAGATTGTCCGGCTTCCAGATACTCGCGAGTGATATCATGTGGACCTTCTACAAGTAATTGCAGCATGAAGCGGGATTCTTCTCCACGGTTGAGACCGTCCGAAGAAGTATTGTAGAGTAGCGTGATATTCTCTGCCCGTTGTATCAGTCGATAAAAGTAGTAGGCATACACTGCATTTTTGTGTTCGATAGTGGTCATGCCAAATGCTTTCCGGAGATTATAGGGAATAAAAGAGGAATCTCCTCCGGATTTTGGAAGTTGTCCTTCGTTGAGAGACAATATAATGAGATTCCGGAAGTCCAGATTACGTGTTTCCAATACTCCCATGACTTGCATTCCGATAGCAGGTTCTCCGTGGAAAGGAATGTTAGAAGATGTCAGTACTTTGGTAATCAGTCGTTTCAGAGTATCGGTGCGTATATTTAGTTCTCCGCTTTCAATCAAACTGTAGAGACGGTTGATTTTGGTATGGCTTTGAAAGAGCGATTCTCTATATAGTTGATTGAAGATATCATTGTATTCTCCTTCTTTCCGATAAATGGTTGAAATGTTTTTGATTAATTCGATCAGATAATCGCATAGTTCTTTTATACCATTACGGGGAGTGAAGAGGGTAGTTAGAAAATCATCCTGTTTAAGTTCTGACGGAAGTGGATAAAAACGGTTTGTTTGGGTCAGTTCACGTTCCAGGGGACCGGCATGGGATGATAATTGCTGGGTATAGGGATGCTTCAATATGGCGGATACTGCCTCGTAAGTGAATCGGCCGGTATCGGAGCGGTAACCATTGGTTTGCAGTTCCATTACGGCATTGATAAAGCTATAAACAGGAGTTTGAGCCAATGGGAATCCCATGGTGATATTGACATTCTTCACTTCCTGCGGAATGGAATGAAGTACGGGAAGCAACAGAGCTTCATTACAAAGCACTACAGCATTTTCTTTTTCCTTTTCTACGGTAATTTGTGAATGATCGTTTGTTATCGCCTTAATCCATCCGGGAAGGAAACGTGCTTGGGCATTCTCGGTAGAAGCGGAAATATAACGTATTTTCTTCGGTTCTTTAAAGGTGTTGAAAAAGCTTTCCGGGAGTTCGTTCGGAAATTCCTCGAGATTACGTTTCAGGAATTCTCCGGCCTCATGTTTTTTGATTTGTTGGGTGTAGAAGATATCATAGTCCCAATAGAAGAGTGCCTTGCCCGCATCTTTCAGTTTTCTGAAAAAGTCACTTTCTACTTTGTTCAAAACATTGAACCCGACAAATATGTATTTGTCGTATTTGAGTTGGTCGGTATCGAGTTGTTCGATCACGTTCCGGTAGAGCATGCCTTCGTAAGCAATGCCTAACTCTGTCAGGTTCGCACGGTAACGATGGTAGATAGTACCTAGCTTGTCCCAAAGGGAAATAAATTTTTCTTTTAGTTCGGTCCGTTTTTCAATGGAGAAATTCTGAAAAAACTGTTGTATGGCTTCTTCCTGCTCTTTGTCAAGGAATTCATAGTCATCCATCAGATTTTTCAAATCTTGTAGATTGCTGAATAATTTGTCGGCATCGACCATATTCTTATCTACATCATCAAAATCACTAATCAACAATTCGCCCCAGAAGTAGAAATCGTCCAATGTTTCCTGACTCCGTGTTTCCTCTTTGAACACTTTATAAAGTTCGCAGACCAATCGAATAGGATCGCCGCTTTTCTGTACGGATAGTTTCTGAAACAGGTCGCTGATACTCATGGCAGCTGGTGACCAGATCGGTTTATCGGATTCTCCTGCTAAATATTCATTGAAGAACAAGTTAGCACGTTTATTAGGGAAAACGAGTACCGTACGTGACAGGTCGTTTCCTATCTTGGTATATAAATCATGAGCGACTAGTTGGAGAAATGATTGCATATTGATTAAACTATTTTCTGATTCTTGTATTTATTGTAATCGGAACATAACAGGTACGGTGAAATAAACAGCAACTTTAGTACCATCTTCCAGTTCTCCCGGTTTCCATTTAGGCATTTGATTAATGACGCGTAAAGCTTCTTTATCCAGATAAGGATCTACGCCACGTAAAACTTTTGGTTTGACTATATTTCCTTCTTTATCAACGATGAACTGAATAATAGTACGCCCCTGTACACCATTACCTTCTGTTCCTGTATTAGGGTATTGAATCTTTTTTGCAAGAAATTCCATGAGAGCTTGCTGGCCTTCAGGAAAATCGGGCATAACAGGTACTTTCTCGTAAACGTCAGGATAGTTTATACGAGTATAAGTGATTCTCAATTCCGGGCCATACATCGCACTGAATGAAAGCATCAGATTGTATGTCACTTGTACTGTCTCATTTGCCAATATGCCGGGTGTCCAACGAGGAATGAGAGACATGACCCTTAATATTTCAGCTTCAACTTTGGGGTGTATCTTGCGGGTAATCTTAGGGTTGATAACTTGTCCGTCATAATCTATAGTGAATTTTACATCAGTGTATGTATTATTAGCAATACTATCTATTTCTGAATAACGAAGATTTTCTTTCAGAAATTCTATAAATTTTTCTGTTCCTCCGGGAAATTCCGGTAGCTTTTCCGGACCATAAAAGGGGGCTTCCCCTTTCATGTCTTTTTCTTGTATCAGGCTGTCAGCAGTAATGGTCCAATTCATTTTAGGGCATTGCAGTGTTTCTGCGTCCAATGAAGTAGGAGGTATTATTGTAAGTATACCAGTTGATAGTCCAAACAGAGTGATGGCCTTACCTACACGGCGTTTTCGTTCAAGCTGTTGCTCCAAATATCGAACTTCAGCTTCGCATTTGGGGCAAGTACCCAAACAATCTCCCTGATACTGACATTCAGAGGTAATGAATTCAATATCATTCGCTTCGGCTATCTGCTGACGAATCTCTTTTAAGATTTTACAGGTTTGTTTTCCTCTTGCCATGGCATTAATCATTAGGGGTTTTATAGGTGAATCGGTCGAATTGGGTGATTCCCATTTCTTTCAAAAGTTCTATGCTTTGGTCAATATCCTTCTCCGTATTATAGGAAGGGATGAGTGGTGTCCGGATAACGATTTGCTTGGCTTTGTCTTTCCCGATTAAATATCGCAAATTACTTAAGACGTTTTCATTATTCTTTCCGGTATATCGCTGATAGATGTTATTATTCATATCTTTGATGTCGACTATGTAATTGTCTATAATAGAAATCAGTTCTTCTACATTCTGTTGCGGAACATTGAGAGAGGTTTCGACAGTGATTCTCCATTCTGGGCCACAGAGTTGGCGGAATTGCCTGATAAATTCGCTTTGTAACAAAGGTTCTCCACCGCCAAATGTGACTCCTCCGCAACTCGCCAGGAAATAAAGTTCATCTTTGCGTACTTCCTCGTAGAGCTGGTTACAATCATAGCTCTCCCAAACACCATCGGGCTGCAAAGATGTCGGATTGAGACAATATTTGCAACGCAACGGACAGCCATGGAAAGCAACTAATGTTGTAACTCCTTCACCGTCAATCGTTAGTCGATGGCGGGCAATGCCGATGAGAGGAACAGCTTTCATACTTTTTCTATTTTTTCTTCATCCACATACCACAAGTAGCCGGTGATATTTTTATATCCCATCTTGGTAAGAAGTTGCATATATCCTTTCACTTGTTTGTTATATTTAGGATTTTCCTTACCAAACTTGAAATCGACTACAACAACCTGATCGTCCTTCATCATTACACGATCCGGACGACGGGTTTGCAGAACTCCTTTTTCTTTATAGATAATAGCACATTCATTAAAGAGTGTCCATTTTCCGGAATACCAATCTTGAATTTCAGGAGAAGAAAAAGCTTTCTTTGCAACTTCACGAGCCACTTTTTCTTTCTCATCATTTCTGATAACTCCTTCAAAAATAAGCCGTTCAATGGCTGGATCGATATCTTCTGCAGTTTCGATGACAGAAAATAAAGTATGTAACATACGTCCGCGGTTGATAAAGCGGTCGTCCGAATCTTCTTCTTCAATGCCCTGAATGAAGTCAGCAGAGCGGTTGGACTGACGAAATTCAATATCATGCCGCATGGATTCCATCCGAATAGGGAGTTTCTCTGGTTTCTGGGTTAGCTTGTTTGTGGATGTCTTGATTCTTTCTTTTTCGGAAGAGCATAGTTGTCCTTGCTCGTAACAGTCTTCTTCCCAGTCAATCCCTTCTTCTTGGGCTACTATCGGTAGGGTGTTTGCCAATAGTTCGGACATGGTACCTTTTTGACTTTTTCTACTCCAGATAATGAGATTTTTTCCAGCGCGGGTAAAAGCAACGTATAGTAGATTGAGATTATCTACCCAAAGTTGAAGACGTTCTTGCAGGTAGTCGTTACCATAAATCGATTCAGCCATTTGGGTGGAATAGTTAATAGGAAGAATATCCAATGTATTGAATGGTGCTGTTTGCGGGGCACACCATACTAGCTGATTATTGGTTTCATTCTCCAGTTTCCAGTCGCAGAAAGGAAGGAGTACGGTATGGAATTCCAATCCTTTGGATTTGTGTATGGAGAAAATCCGGATACCTTCTACTTCTCCACTCGGAATTGTTTTACTGCATAATGTTTCGTCCCAATACCGGATGAATCCGTCTAGCTCGGAAGAGTTGCTTTGCAGATAATCGGTCACCGCATCAAAGAAAGCGAATAAATAAGCATCCTGATCTTTGATAAGATTCATCTCGAATATGCTGAAAAGTTCTTCTAAAAGCTCATAAAGAGGCATTAGCCTTAGTTCCTTTGTCTTTTCAAGAAAAGCGGCGGGAAGATAATTCTCGGCAGGGAGGAGTAGGAGAGTATTCCAATCCAGTCCTTTCTGTAAAACCTCGTTTTGATAGGCTACGGCCAGTTGGGCACGTGCTATTTTATTATTTTCATCGGAAAGGAATCGCAGTGCATCCAGCATCATACAAATGGCAAGAGAGGCGTCAAGGCGGAAGGCTTCGTCTGATACCACTTTATAGTGTAGCTCCTTATCGAAGTAGTCGGCGATTCGGGGAATACTTTTATTTTTTCGTACCAGGATGGCTATATCATTCAGTCGTACTCCGGAGGTGAGGAGATGTTGCACTTCTTCTCCCAGACTGATTAATGTCTGTTCGGTATAACCATGTTCTTCGTCGGGTTCGAGAAAAGAGACTTTTACATATCCTTTTTCTGTACTTCGGGGAGATTCCTGCAAAACGTCGGCATAGGCTTTCTGCAGATCCTCACAATCCTTGCCTAACTGTTGCTTATATACTCCGTTCAGATAGTTGGCGGCAGCTGTGAAGATTTGGTTATTAAACCGGATAACATTGGTTTCACTTCTCCGGTTGGTAGCTAATGTCTTGACGCGGATCGGGAAATGTTCGATGTGATTATTCAGGCTGTTGAGAATTCCCCAATCGCCATTTCGCCAACGATAAATGGATTGTTTAACGTCTCCTACAATCAAACTGTCTGCTCCTTGAGACAATCCTTCCAGTAAGAGCAATTTGAAATTTCCCCATTGCATCCGGCTGGTATCCTGAAACTCATCTATCATGACGTTATGGATATTCGTTCCTATCTTTTCGAATACAAAAGAGGAGTCACCGTCTTTCACCAGTTGATGGAGCAGGGCATTCGTATCTGATAATAGAAAACGATTGTTGTCGTGATTCAACTGACGTACTTCTTCATCGATATTGGCGAGGAGTTGCACTTTGTTGAGATGTTGCAGGGATAATCGGCAACTATTCAGTAACAAATTATTCTTGGAACGTAACTTTTCAGCATCTTCCAGAATTTGCATGAGACTAGAGTTGGCTAAATTAATGATGTCCGCGTAGCGGGGAGAAGTCTTGGTTGCCCAGTTCTTTGCGTCTTCCAGACATTTTTCTACTGTAGCATTACGGATATCATTGCCTAAAATACCATTATTAAGTTTACGAAAATAACTTCCGATTCCGCGTGAACCGTTTTTCAGATCATCAGCAGTCAGTGCGTGTCCATCCAGTTCTCCTTCGAATTGGTCGTAGAATCCTTTCATTTGCTCCAGAATTTCCGTTTCCAGCGCTTTCAGTTGCTTGCGATACTCTTTGATGGTATCAGGGTTTCGTAACCGTTGCCGGAGTCCTTCTCCCTTTTCAATATAACCTTCATCGAAAATATTGCGTCCGAAACTTTTTACTTCGTCCGATACGTTCCAACGTTTATCGTCGGCAATCCGCTCGTTGATATAATCGAGCAACCATGCGAGGACGGGAGAAGTGGGTCCTAGTTTCTCAATCATGCTATCTACAGCGTCGCTAAGAACTTCGGTGTTATTTAACTCGATATTCAGATTCGGGCTAAGTTCCAGTTCCCGTGCGAGATTGCGCATGACAGATTGAAAAAATGAGTCGATAGTCTCTACCCTGAACCGGCTGTAATCATGCAGCATATAGCTAAGGGCGACGCCTGCCGCTTCCCGTATCTCCTGTTCGGTTTTTCCTGTCTCTTCTTTAATTCGGTTGAGATAGGCTTCGGAATCTTTATCGCCTATCTGTATGCCGTAAAGCTGACTAAGAATACGTTCTTTCATTTCTGCTGTTGCTTTATTGGTAAAGGTGACAGCGAGAATTTGCCGGTAGGCGCGGGGATTGAGAATTAACAGTTTGATATATTCCACTGCTAAGGTAAATGTCTTACCCGAACCTGCGGAGGCTTTATAGACTAAAAGTTCACTCATGTTTCTGTTTATGGGATATATTCGATTTTAGCAACAATGACCCGTATGTCCTCCGGTTCTTTCCCTGCCTTTACCAATGCCTGATGAAAGTTTTTGGGGAAGAACATGAAGAATGTATCCGGAGTGGAATCTACATATTTTATTTTCTTGGCTTTGTAGAAAGTAACATCCGGTTTGTATTCGGTGATAGGCTCTGCATATTCTGCTGAAGTAATTCCGAAACGTTCGGTGCCTTTTACTACATATTGCAGATCAATGCCGTGGCGGTGTGCTTCGATTTTACGTTTACTGACATCTTGCGTTGTTGCATCCTGTACATTGATGTAACAATGTTCGCCATCCACTTCGTATCGTCCGGCAGGCATATTCACAAGGTCGTGGGTAGCTAGCCATTGGAAAGTCTTGTCCCATACTTTCTTGTTCTTATGATATTGTGACGCAAATTCCTGATAATCGGTCGTTTTATGAGGCATTGCCTTCAATCCGTTCGCCCATTCTTGTTTTTGTGTCCATTGACGGGCTTGTTTAAGAGTCCAGTTATCAGCGGATTCTTGTGAACACACGTTTTCAGTGAAGAAGAAAAGAAGAAGTCCGATAAACAGGCTTGAACTACTAAATACGAATTTTGATTTCATGATTGTTCGAAAAAATTAGGTCCGAAAATAAGTATGAATAAGGGTAGATAGTCTTTTAAAGCTACTCGCAATAACTTTAAGGCTTGTCCAATCCTGTAATTAATCGTTTGTGGAGATACATTCAGCTTCTCGGCAATTTCTTTATGCGTCAGATGTTGATTGCGGTTCATCTCGTAAGCTTCGAGATATTCTTTCGGAAGTTTTTTTAGTGCTTCTTCATATAAACGGAAAAGCTCATCACTCAAATAGAAGTCCGGGTTATTGAACTCACTATCATATTTATCAACGATTTCCTGATGAACTTTTCGTTTGATCTCAAAATGGGAAAGACGGTTGAGAGCTTTGTTCTTGACAATCGTAAAAAGAAGTGTTTTGAGTGTCAGCTCTTCCATAAGAGTGCAACGATTTTCCCACAGCCACATCATCGTTTCTTGTACAATCTCCTCTATTTCTTCCTGCTCACCTACATACTGGGAACAAAAAGCACATAGCCTACGGAAATAATGTCTGTAGACGACGTCAAAAACTTTTTCTTCTCCTGCTTTTAGGGCAGTGATAACGGACTTATTATTATTAATATCCAAATATATCGGAGATTGTGACATTCTCTTTTAATTTATGTAAGACAAAAATAATGAAAGAAGTAGATAAATGAAATAAAAATGCGAGAAAAAATATTTTTTTCTTTTTCTCTTTAGTATATTTGTACTCACAACTGTATTACTACAAAGGTATTATAGTTTTTTTTGTAAAAAGATAAAAGAGCATGGATGAAACTATCTTGGTGAATTACCTGCAAGGCGAATGTAATGATGAAGAAGCTGCCCGGGTGGAAGCTTGGTGCGAGGAAGGACCGGAAAACCGGAAAGCTTTGGAGCAACTTTATTACACTCTTTTTGTAGGTGAGCGTATAGCGGTAATGAATACTGTAGATACAGAGGCGTCATTGGATCAATTTAAATCAGCTATCAGAGAAAAGGAGAAAAAAGCTAAGCGGAAAAGTATATCGATCCGTTGGGGACGTTATGCAACTGTGGCGGCTGCTTTTCTTACCGGACTCGTTTTTGCCGGTGGAATTGCCTGGGGATTACTTTCTAATAAGCTTTCGGATTATGAGGTGATAACTGCTGCCGGACAGAGAGCGCAGACTGTGTTGCCGGATGGTAGTAAGGTATGGCTGAATGCATCTTCAAAAATCGTTTATCATAATTCTTTCTGGAGTTCGGATCGTCAAATCGATTTGTCGGGCGAAGCCTATTTTGAAGTGTCTCATGATAAACATGCTCCATTTATAGTAAATAGTAAGCAAATCAAGACTTGTGTGCTTGGTACGAAATTTAATGTGCGTGCACGCCAAGATGAGAATAGGGTAGTGACTACCTT includes:
- a CDS encoding YhcH/YjgK/YiaL family protein, which gives rise to MKSKFVFSSSSLFIGLLLFFFTENVCSQESADNWTLKQARQWTQKQEWANGLKAMPHKTTDYQEFASQYHKNKKVWDKTFQWLATHDLVNMPAGRYEVDGEHCYINVQDATTQDVSKRKIEAHRHGIDLQYVVKGTERFGITSAEYAEPITEYKPDVTFYKAKKIKYVDSTPDTFFMFFPKNFHQALVKAGKEPEDIRVIVAKIEYIP
- a CDS encoding RNA polymerase sigma-70 factor, encoding MSQSPIYLDINNNKSVITALKAGEEKVFDVVYRHYFRRLCAFCSQYVGEQEEIEEIVQETMMWLWENRCTLMEELTLKTLLFTIVKNKALNRLSHFEIKRKVHQEIVDKYDSEFNNPDFYLSDELFRLYEEALKKLPKEYLEAYEMNRNQHLTHKEIAEKLNVSPQTINYRIGQALKLLRVALKDYLPLFILIFGPNFFEQS
- a CDS encoding FecR family protein, with amino-acid sequence MDETILVNYLQGECNDEEAARVEAWCEEGPENRKALEQLYYTLFVGERIAVMNTVDTEASLDQFKSAIREKEKKAKRKSISIRWGRYATVAAAFLTGLVFAGGIAWGLLSNKLSDYEVITAAGQRAQTVLPDGSKVWLNASSKIVYHNSFWSSDRQIDLSGEAYFEVSHDKHAPFIVNSKQIKTCVLGTKFNVRARQDENRVVTTLLQGLVRVDSPRTEENGYLLKPGQTLNVNTDTYQAELIEYNQPTDVLLWINGKLEFKQQSLLEITNIMEKLYDIKFIYKDETLKSERFTGEFSTDSTADEILNVLMHTNHFSYKKDGRIVRVMKK